In one Desulfovermiculus halophilus DSM 18834 genomic region, the following are encoded:
- a CDS encoding PTS sugar transporter subunit IIA, producing MKLSDYLAQDLIVPELKSTTKNEVLGELLDSFQTKWPDQDKNKAHTILMQREELGSTGIGDGVAIPHGKMDDLKDIVVIVGRSLKGVDFKSLDTKPCYIFFLVLAPEHVAGMHLRILAQISRLLKDPDFRESFLHAEGQKGLWTLLQSV from the coding sequence ATGAAGCTCTCCGACTATCTGGCCCAGGACCTCATCGTTCCCGAGCTGAAAAGCACCACCAAGAATGAGGTCCTGGGCGAACTGCTGGATTCGTTTCAGACCAAGTGGCCGGATCAGGACAAGAACAAGGCGCACACCATTCTCATGCAGCGGGAGGAGCTGGGCAGCACCGGCATAGGGGACGGTGTGGCCATCCCTCACGGAAAGATGGACGACCTCAAGGATATCGTGGTCATTGTCGGCCGCAGCCTGAAGGGGGTCGACTTTAAGTCCTTGGATACCAAACCGTGTTATATCTTTTTTCTTGTCCTGGCACCTGAGCATGTGGCTGGGATGCATTTGCGCATCCTGGCTCAAATATCCCGCCTGCTCAAGGATCCCGATTTTCGCGAGTCCTTCCTGCACGCAGAAGGCCAAAAAGGATTGTGGACGCTTTTGCAGTCGGTCTAG
- the lptA gene encoding lipopolysaccharide transport periplasmic protein LptA produces MLVVICTAALVSSAAAQSAGLTESKPMNIEADRVTYGQDENRLEFEGDVYVQRPDFELWCDRMIVTLHSEENDAQQESSQEMGLATSGRVRRIVAQDNVRLKMEQRTATSDRAEFYVQESRIVLLHNVVLQEQQNTVQGHKVTFWLDEDRSVIESKEGSRVKAVFYPDEEEDSE; encoded by the coding sequence GTGCTGGTCGTGATTTGCACTGCCGCCCTGGTCAGCAGTGCGGCAGCCCAGTCGGCGGGCCTCACTGAGAGCAAGCCGATGAATATAGAAGCGGACAGGGTGACCTATGGCCAGGATGAGAATCGACTGGAGTTTGAGGGAGATGTGTATGTACAGCGGCCCGATTTTGAGCTGTGGTGCGACAGGATGATTGTGACTCTGCATTCAGAGGAAAATGATGCACAGCAAGAATCAAGCCAGGAGATGGGACTGGCCACTTCCGGCCGGGTGCGCAGGATCGTGGCCCAGGACAATGTCCGGCTGAAAATGGAGCAAAGGACGGCCACCAGCGATCGGGCAGAGTTTTATGTCCAGGAATCCAGGATCGTTTTGCTGCATAACGTCGTCCTCCAGGAACAGCAGAATACGGTCCAGGGACACAAGGTCACCTTCTGGCTGGATGAAGACCGCAGCGTCATCGAAAGCAAGGAAGGAAGCCGGGTCAAGGCTGTGTTCTACCCGGATGAGGAAGAGGACTCGGAATAA
- the lptB gene encoding LPS export ABC transporter ATP-binding protein — protein MATMTARGLRKIYGKRLVVKGVDVALDQGEVVGLLGPNGAGKTTTFYMLVGIIRPNAGRIFVDQTEITAWPLHKRARFGLSYLPQESSVFTRLTVQENLRIILEFTDLSRRDQNEKLASLLQELGIEKLKEQKATHLSGGERRRLEIARALIRDPDFILLDEPFAGIDPLAVDDIQQIIVSLREKGIGVLISDHNVRETMTICDRVSLVYDGEIILEGAPSEIVADPRARNVYLGEKFSL, from the coding sequence ATGGCCACAATGACGGCCCGGGGACTGCGCAAGATCTACGGCAAGCGTTTGGTGGTCAAGGGAGTGGATGTCGCTCTGGATCAGGGCGAAGTGGTCGGTCTTTTGGGCCCCAACGGAGCGGGCAAGACAACCACCTTCTACATGCTGGTGGGCATTATCCGGCCCAATGCCGGACGCATATTCGTGGATCAGACCGAGATCACGGCCTGGCCTCTGCACAAGAGGGCCAGGTTTGGGCTGAGCTATCTTCCGCAGGAGAGCTCGGTCTTCACCAGGCTGACTGTGCAGGAAAACCTGCGGATCATCCTGGAGTTTACCGATCTCTCCCGCAGGGATCAAAACGAGAAGCTTGCGTCTTTGCTCCAGGAGCTGGGCATCGAAAAGCTGAAGGAACAAAAGGCGACCCATTTGTCCGGGGGGGAGCGAAGGCGTCTGGAGATTGCCCGGGCCCTGATCCGGGATCCGGACTTTATTCTCCTGGATGAGCCCTTTGCCGGTATCGATCCCCTGGCTGTGGACGATATTCAGCAAATCATCGTCTCTCTCCGGGAAAAGGGGATCGGGGTGCTGATATCCGATCACAATGTCCGGGAGACCATGACCATATGCGACAGGGTCTCCCTGGTCTACGATGGGGAGATCATCCTAGAAGGCGCTCCGAGCGAGATCGTTGCCGACCCGAGGGCTCGCAACGTCTATTTGGGGGAGAAGTTCTCTCTATGA
- the rapZ gene encoding RNase adapter RapZ → MDPTQGASALQDLSGGNQFPVVILTGLSGAGKSTALNVFEDLGFFSVDGLPSSMVSRLVSLFWAQNPSQYRGIALGMDIRQPDLVTEWQQTVEWLGEHNMHPQVVFLEADQETLLRRYATTRRPHPLESIHSGLETALAKEREILSALRQNAELIIDTSAFSIHDLRRHLQEKWEFLSDTLQGLRLHVISFGYKYGVPKEADLVFDLRFLPNPYFEDQLRHLSGQDAQVSAYVLNGEPGAEFFSKLLDFLTFTLPLYAREGRYRLTLTFGCTGGRHRSVAVAGSVFKRLKELGYQTSLEHRHLELG, encoded by the coding sequence ATGGATCCCACACAGGGTGCAAGTGCACTCCAGGACCTGTCCGGAGGAAATCAGTTTCCCGTGGTTATTTTGACTGGGCTCTCCGGAGCCGGGAAAAGCACCGCCCTGAATGTATTTGAAGATCTCGGCTTCTTCAGCGTCGACGGTCTGCCATCCAGCATGGTCTCTCGGCTGGTCAGTCTGTTCTGGGCTCAGAATCCGAGCCAATACAGGGGAATCGCCCTGGGCATGGACATCAGACAGCCCGACCTGGTCACGGAGTGGCAGCAGACCGTTGAATGGCTGGGTGAGCACAATATGCACCCCCAGGTCGTCTTCCTGGAAGCGGATCAGGAGACCCTGCTGCGCAGATACGCAACCACCCGCCGGCCGCATCCCCTGGAATCCATCCACAGCGGTCTGGAGACAGCCCTGGCAAAGGAGCGGGAAATCCTGTCCGCTCTCCGCCAGAATGCCGAACTGATCATAGATACCAGCGCATTCTCCATCCACGATCTGCGCCGTCATCTGCAGGAGAAGTGGGAGTTTCTCAGCGATACCCTGCAGGGCCTTAGGCTGCACGTCATATCTTTTGGCTACAAGTACGGCGTCCCCAAGGAAGCCGATCTTGTGTTTGATCTGAGATTTTTGCCCAACCCCTATTTCGAGGACCAGCTTCGGCACCTTTCCGGGCAGGATGCGCAGGTTTCTGCGTATGTCCTAAACGGAGAGCCTGGAGCGGAGTTCTTTAGTAAGCTTCTGGACTTTCTGACCTTTACCCTCCCGCTCTATGCCCGGGAGGGCCGCTACCGTCTGACCTTGACCTTTGGATGTACCGGTGGACGGCACAGGTCAGTGGCTGTAGCCGGTTCTGTATTCAAGCGGCTGAAAGAGCTTGGGTATCAGACGTCTCTGGAGCACAGGCATCTTGAATTAGGGTGA
- the rpoN gene encoding RNA polymerase factor sigma-54, whose protein sequence is MSLQLRQNLKLAQQLIMTPQLQQAIKLLQLSRLELVETVQQALLENPVLEERGPETDPDAEQQQSSESQSEKVREFDVQEQSLLRSAEWDDYLGNFSSTSRQASERELPEEMASFETMHAAKPTLESHLLWQLHLSNLSDRQKEIGEVIVGSLDSHGYLHSSTEDIGFMCQASPEEVADVLPIVQRFDPVGVASSSLAECLQVQVDFLGKDDPILSSLIQDHLEDIESGNLQALAKKFHVAREDIEAYVRIIQSLDPRPGSSFGGGETFYISPDAYVYAYGDEFVIVLNDEGFPDLQISPYYAPLLESKDSHQGKQYLQDQMRQGLWLLKSIQQRQRTLYKVLESIVRFQREFFIHGVSQLKPLVLKDVADEIEVHESTVSRITTNKYVATPFGIFELKYFFNSGLGTSSGEQVASESVKAAIKNLISHEDQKKPWSDKQLVECLNKELQVNIARRTVAKYRESLGIPSSTKRKRKVR, encoded by the coding sequence ATGAGTCTTCAACTCCGGCAAAATCTTAAGTTGGCCCAGCAGCTGATCATGACCCCCCAGCTGCAGCAGGCCATAAAACTCCTGCAGCTTTCCCGGCTGGAGCTTGTGGAGACTGTCCAGCAGGCCCTGCTGGAAAATCCGGTCTTGGAAGAGAGGGGTCCGGAAACAGATCCTGATGCAGAGCAGCAGCAATCCTCAGAGAGCCAAAGCGAGAAGGTGAGGGAGTTCGATGTTCAAGAGCAGTCCCTGCTGCGGAGTGCAGAATGGGACGATTACCTGGGAAACTTTTCCAGCACCTCTCGACAGGCCTCGGAGCGGGAGCTGCCGGAGGAGATGGCGTCCTTTGAAACCATGCACGCGGCCAAGCCCACCCTGGAAAGCCATCTCTTGTGGCAGCTGCATCTGTCCAATCTTAGCGACCGGCAAAAGGAAATCGGCGAAGTTATTGTCGGCAGTCTGGACTCCCATGGATATCTGCATTCCAGCACAGAGGACATTGGGTTCATGTGTCAGGCCTCTCCGGAAGAAGTTGCAGATGTGCTCCCTATCGTTCAGCGCTTTGACCCTGTCGGCGTGGCCAGCTCCTCCCTTGCCGAATGCCTTCAGGTCCAGGTCGACTTTCTGGGCAAGGACGACCCCATCCTGAGTTCCTTGATCCAGGATCACCTCGAGGATATAGAGTCCGGAAATCTGCAGGCCCTGGCCAAGAAGTTTCATGTCGCTCGGGAGGATATTGAAGCCTACGTGCGGATCATCCAAAGCCTGGATCCCAGGCCTGGCAGCAGCTTCGGAGGCGGAGAGACCTTTTACATAAGTCCGGATGCCTATGTCTACGCCTATGGGGACGAGTTCGTCATTGTCTTAAATGACGAAGGATTTCCCGATCTGCAGATAAGCCCCTACTACGCCCCGCTTTTGGAATCCAAAGACAGCCATCAGGGGAAGCAATATCTGCAGGACCAGATGCGGCAGGGCCTGTGGCTCTTAAAGAGCATCCAGCAGCGGCAGCGCACTTTGTACAAGGTCTTGGAGTCCATTGTCCGGTTCCAGCGCGAGTTCTTCATCCACGGAGTCAGTCAGCTCAAGCCTCTGGTGCTCAAGGACGTGGCCGACGAGATAGAGGTTCACGAATCAACAGTCAGCCGGATAACAACCAACAAATATGTGGCAACTCCTTTCGGGATTTTTGAGCTCAAATACTTCTTCAACAGCGGGCTCGGAACCAGCAGCGGGGAGCAGGTGGCTTCGGAAAGCGTCAAAGCGGCCATTAAAAACCTGATATCCCATGAGGATCAGAAAAAGCCCTGGAGTGATAAGCAGCTGGTGGAATGCCTGAACAAAGAGCTGCAGGTGAATATTGCCAGACGGACTGTTGCCAAGTACAGAGAATCACTTGGGATACCATCCTCAACCAAGCGCAAGAGGAAGGTGAGGTAA
- a CDS encoding PTS sugar transporter subunit IIA, protein MIGILIVTHLGFGHKLLETAEGIVGKQEGCLALSLDAGHDMETVLGDIKQGLKDLDSGDGVLVLTDMFGGTPSNVSLSLLGSGKLEVITGANLPMLLKIFNLRGTTSLPDLALEAKSAGRQGILVAGEVLKRKIANE, encoded by the coding sequence ATGATCGGGATTCTTATTGTTACCCATTTGGGGTTTGGTCACAAACTTCTGGAAACTGCCGAAGGGATTGTCGGCAAGCAAGAAGGGTGTCTGGCCCTGTCCTTGGATGCCGGACACGATATGGAAACCGTCCTTGGAGACATCAAGCAGGGGTTGAAAGATCTGGACTCCGGGGACGGCGTGCTGGTCCTTACCGATATGTTCGGCGGGACCCCGAGCAATGTCTCGTTATCCCTTCTGGGTTCAGGCAAGCTGGAGGTCATCACAGGAGCGAACCTGCCCATGCTGCTGAAGATATTCAACCTCCGGGGCACGACCTCCCTCCCGGATCTGGCCCTGGAGGCCAAGTCTGCCGGCCGGCAGGGTATCTTGGTGGCAGGGGAAGTACTCAAGCGAAAAATAGCCAATGAGTAA
- the kdsA gene encoding 3-deoxy-8-phosphooctulonate synthase — protein MTLCDPEPKSLFIIAGPCVLESLELGLDVAGELAVLSRDLGLPVIFKSSFDKANRSSVHSFRGPGLETGVKWLERIKESSGLPVTTDIHTPDQAEKAARVADVIQIPAFLSRQTDLLLAAGHTGRIVNIKKGQFLAPWDMAGPVDKVRSTGNRAVWLTERGSSFGYNNLVVDYRSIPEMQKLGTPVVFDATHSVQLPGGQGTCSGGNREFVPLLAQAAVASGCRGVFLEVHPQPDKALCDGPNSWPLSRLRELLQRLAALAEVAHEG, from the coding sequence ATGACATTATGCGATCCAGAACCGAAATCCTTGTTCATAATCGCCGGACCCTGTGTCCTGGAAAGTCTGGAACTGGGCTTGGACGTGGCCGGGGAGCTGGCCGTTCTTAGCCGGGATCTGGGACTGCCGGTCATCTTCAAAAGCTCCTTTGATAAAGCCAATCGATCCTCTGTGCACAGTTTCCGCGGACCGGGCCTGGAAACCGGGGTCAAGTGGCTGGAAAGAATCAAAGAGTCCAGCGGCCTGCCGGTGACGACGGATATCCACACCCCGGATCAGGCCGAAAAGGCGGCCCGGGTGGCGGATGTGATCCAGATACCGGCCTTTCTGTCCCGCCAGACGGATCTGCTTCTGGCCGCGGGGCATACCGGGCGGATCGTGAACATCAAAAAGGGCCAGTTTTTGGCCCCCTGGGATATGGCCGGGCCGGTGGACAAGGTCCGCTCCACCGGGAACCGGGCGGTGTGGCTGACCGAGCGGGGGAGCAGTTTCGGATACAATAATCTTGTGGTTGACTATCGATCCATTCCGGAGATGCAAAAGCTCGGTACACCTGTGGTCTTTGACGCCACCCATTCGGTGCAGCTGCCCGGAGGGCAAGGGACCTGTTCCGGGGGGAACCGGGAGTTTGTGCCCCTGCTGGCTCAAGCGGCAGTGGCCTCCGGGTGCAGGGGAGTCTTCCTGGAGGTTCATCCCCAGCCGGACAAAGCCTTGTGCGACGGGCCCAACAGCTGGCCCCTGTCCAGGCTCCGCGAACTTTTGCAACGGCTTGCAGCCCTGGCTGAGGTGGCCCATGAAGGCTGA
- a CDS encoding KdsC family phosphatase, translated as MKAEQLAREVKMLVCDVDGVFTDGGLYYDESGRVSKRFDVQDGFGVKLAQRMGLEVAVITGLESEAVRLRILELGIREYHAGHRKKKAVVDDICRRNELDYSRLAYLGDDWVDAVPLSLVGLPMAVANAQEEIKSLAAWVSSCPGGNGAVRDAVRFILQAQGSLKQAWRLWSLSDHSA; from the coding sequence ATGAAGGCTGAACAACTGGCCCGGGAGGTGAAGATGCTGGTCTGCGACGTGGACGGGGTATTCACCGACGGTGGGCTGTACTACGATGAATCCGGCCGGGTGAGCAAGCGATTTGATGTTCAGGACGGATTCGGGGTCAAGCTGGCCCAGCGCATGGGCCTGGAAGTAGCGGTGATCACCGGTCTGGAATCCGAGGCGGTCCGGTTGCGGATCCTGGAGCTCGGCATCCGGGAATACCATGCCGGACACAGGAAAAAGAAAGCGGTGGTTGATGATATTTGCCGGCGGAACGAGCTGGATTATTCCCGGCTGGCTTACCTTGGTGACGACTGGGTGGACGCAGTGCCCCTGTCCCTTGTCGGTTTGCCCATGGCCGTGGCCAATGCCCAAGAGGAAATCAAGAGCCTGGCTGCCTGGGTCTCTTCCTGTCCGGGGGGGAACGGCGCAGTGCGGGATGCCGTCCGCTTCATTCTGCAGGCCCAGGGAAGCCTGAAACAGGCCTGGAGATTATGGTCTCTTTCAGACCACAGCGCATAA
- the lptC gene encoding LPS export ABC transporter periplasmic protein LptC, with product MVSFRPQRIIAIGLLLIGLPAAWFAWQHFSSPPSSSEMVYEALDVAIADLHLVQGGKGQRTWELTARESRYIRNESRIEFDQPRITFYKQGDAGQIKARAPEGEYLQDAGKAALWPRVTATYGQVTVHSERMVVDRAEETITFTRNVVITHPQSRATSQKATIELNANRLVLTGNVEVYFHETGRK from the coding sequence ATGGTCTCTTTCAGACCACAGCGCATAATCGCCATCGGGCTGCTCCTGATCGGACTGCCGGCGGCCTGGTTCGCCTGGCAGCACTTCTCCAGCCCCCCTTCCTCTTCAGAAATGGTCTATGAAGCCCTGGATGTGGCTATTGCCGACCTGCATCTGGTCCAGGGCGGCAAGGGCCAGAGGACATGGGAGCTCACTGCCCGCGAGAGCCGGTACATAAGGAACGAGTCGCGCATCGAGTTTGACCAGCCGAGAATCACCTTTTATAAACAAGGTGACGCAGGTCAGATCAAGGCCAGGGCCCCGGAAGGCGAATATCTGCAGGATGCGGGGAAAGCTGCGCTTTGGCCCCGGGTGACAGCCACATATGGACAGGTAACTGTGCATTCCGAGCGCATGGTTGTGGATCGGGCCGAGGAAACCATTACCTTTACCCGGAATGTGGTCATCACCCATCCCCAGTCCAGAGCCACGAGCCAGAAAGCGACGATTGAGCTCAACGCCAACAGGCTGGTGCTTACCGGCAATGTGGAGGTGTATTTCCATGAGACAGGAAGGAAATAG
- the hpf gene encoding ribosome hibernation-promoting factor, HPF/YfiA family — protein sequence MEVVFNFKNFEASNHLKQYAQTRFEKLDKYLRNPDTAQVQINLQVEKFRQIAEVIVTADENKISAQEETDDMYSTIDMVVDKVEAQLRKLRDKEKDRRRGKGNRASSAPGPDAVPFSEQTGDEDQPHVVPTEMYEPKPMDVEEAAIRLQKSDEGFLVFFNADSNRVNVLYRMKNGDFGLIDPRM from the coding sequence ATGGAAGTAGTTTTCAACTTTAAGAATTTTGAGGCCTCAAACCATCTGAAGCAATACGCTCAGACCCGTTTTGAAAAGCTGGACAAATATCTTCGCAATCCGGACACTGCTCAGGTGCAGATAAATCTGCAGGTCGAAAAGTTCCGACAGATCGCGGAAGTAATTGTGACTGCCGATGAGAACAAGATTTCGGCCCAGGAAGAAACCGACGACATGTACTCGACCATTGACATGGTCGTGGACAAGGTCGAAGCCCAGTTGCGCAAGCTGCGGGACAAGGAAAAGGACCGCCGCAGGGGGAAGGGGAACAGGGCTTCATCAGCTCCGGGCCCGGATGCTGTTCCTTTTTCCGAGCAAACAGGGGATGAGGATCAGCCTCATGTTGTGCCCACAGAGATGTATGAGCCAAAGCCCATGGATGTCGAGGAAGCGGCGATCCGCCTGCAAAAGTCGGACGAGGGCTTTCTGGTATTTTTCAATGCCGACAGCAACAGGGTCAATGTCCTGTATCGGATGAAAAATGGAGACTTTGGACTCATAGATCCCAGGATGTAA